From the Primulina tabacum isolate GXHZ01 chromosome 15, ASM2559414v2, whole genome shotgun sequence genome, one window contains:
- the LOC142527623 gene encoding uncharacterized protein At2g34160-like encodes MTSEAPTAPVLKQVKNENLKKNRIQVSNTKKPLFFYVNLAKRYLQQNDEIELSALGMAITTVVTIAEILKNNGFAKEKSILTSTVDMKDETKGRVVHKARIEIVLEKSENFESLMNASHATPPPQHQSADGKMTENQQ; translated from the exons ATGACATCCGAGGCACCGACTGCGCCAGTGTTGAAACAAGTTAAAAATGAGAACTTGAAGAAGAACAGAATCCAAGTCTCCAATACAAAGAAACCATTGTTTTTCTACGTCAATCTTGCAAAG AGGTACTTACAACAGAACGATGAGATTGAGCTTTCAGCTTTGGGCATGG CAATCACAACAGTAGTCACTATAGCTGAGATTCTGAAGAATAATGGATTTGCGAAGGAGAAGA gtattTTGACGTCAACCGTGGATATGAAAGACGAAACCAAGGGCCGCGTTGTTCACAAAGCCAGG ATTGAAATTGTGCTGGAGAAGTCTGAAAACTTTGAGTCGCTAATGAATGCAAGCCATGCAACGCCTCCGCCGCAGCATCAAAGTGCAGATGGGAAAATGACTGAAAATCAACAATAG